A stretch of the Mesorhizobium huakuii genome encodes the following:
- a CDS encoding hydroxymethylpyrimidine/phosphomethylpyrimidine kinase: MALRQEPYVLVVGGSDSSGGAGIARDIETISSIGVRTCLAVTALTVQTHDAVMDISHSQPDLVVDQMRAALQANKVAAIKIGMLATAEIVVAVAAVLRENPQMPAVLDPVLASTSGGALLEAGAIAAMKRNLMPHCRLVTPNLIELALLVGTELCVDEDGAVRQGQELLVADAQAILIKGGHGSGPRSTDILLRCNHEPVRFDPPRLATSMRGTGCMLASAIAAHLAKASPLEDSVRKGKRFVFQNLRKNAAP, from the coding sequence ATGGCGCTGAGGCAAGAACCCTATGTGCTTGTCGTCGGTGGATCCGACTCCAGCGGGGGCGCCGGAATTGCCCGCGATATCGAGACGATCTCTTCAATTGGCGTGCGCACCTGCCTCGCCGTTACCGCACTGACTGTGCAAACCCACGACGCCGTCATGGATATCAGTCATTCGCAGCCCGATCTTGTGGTCGATCAGATGCGCGCTGCGCTGCAGGCCAACAAGGTAGCGGCCATCAAGATCGGCATGCTCGCGACGGCTGAGATCGTCGTTGCGGTTGCCGCCGTGCTGCGCGAAAATCCGCAGATGCCGGCAGTACTCGACCCGGTATTGGCCTCCACTTCAGGCGGTGCGCTGCTGGAAGCAGGCGCCATCGCCGCCATGAAACGCAATCTGATGCCGCATTGCCGTCTCGTCACACCCAATCTCATCGAGCTGGCGCTCCTTGTCGGCACGGAACTCTGCGTCGACGAGGATGGCGCAGTCAGGCAGGGCCAGGAACTGCTGGTCGCGGATGCGCAGGCCATCCTGATCAAGGGCGGTCATGGATCCGGACCCCGATCGACCGATATTCTGTTGCGCTGCAATCACGAACCAGTCCGCTTCGACCCACCGCGCCTTGCTACGTCGATGCGCGGTACGGGGTGCATGCTGGCCAGTGCGATTGCGGCGCATCTGGCGAAGGCGAGCCCACTCGAAGACAGCGTACGCAAAGGCAAGCGGTTTGTTTTCCAGAATCTGCGGAAGAATGCAGCCCCATGA
- the thiS gene encoding sulfur carrier protein ThiS, whose translation MKLIVNGEALEIAATTLAALLAALDYEGDWLATAVNSDLVHKANRAEFRLSDGDRIEILSPMQGG comes from the coding sequence ATGAAACTGATCGTCAACGGCGAAGCGCTTGAGATTGCCGCCACCACGTTGGCGGCGCTGCTTGCCGCGCTCGACTATGAGGGCGATTGGCTGGCGACGGCCGTCAACAGCGACCTCGTGCACAAAGCCAACCGCGCGGAATTCCGATTGAGCGACGGCGACCGGATCGAAATCCTCTCGCCCATGCAGGGAGGCTAG
- a CDS encoding exopolysaccharide production repressor protein, with amino-acid sequence MYFPQFLLGMLTTSGVVGAWAYVATGSMWRAVAWGIIAAAVLQVGYFALVFRLVYGRRDMKQEQKKEANPESTEHQVVTGQPLQRDDRR; translated from the coding sequence ATGTATTTTCCGCAGTTTCTGCTGGGAATGCTGACGACGTCGGGCGTCGTAGGGGCTTGGGCCTATGTGGCCACGGGATCTATGTGGAGGGCTGTTGCCTGGGGCATCATCGCTGCGGCTGTATTGCAGGTTGGGTACTTCGCGCTTGTGTTCAGGCTGGTCTATGGGCGGCGAGACATGAAGCAAGAGCAGAAGAAGGAAGCTAATCCCGAATCCACCGAACACCAGGTCGTTACCGGTCAGCCGCTGCAAAGAGACGATCGCCGATAA
- a CDS encoding class I SAM-dependent methyltransferase, producing MTQSTPDDSREAFARIYQSNEWGSAESRSGLGSAYATTHRVRTVLPMLLRALDVNSMLDAPCGDFNWMRFVDLGKTHYIGCDIVPEVIETNGMRYADREFHALDLAAEPLPNVDLIFFTRLSAASDRARYLARATQLQEVRRALAVHLKPFDLGTGHCPGNGRIRISQLTATAILIAPATPGHAGGTLRIEGDVSVGHGANRCMRNPLQSPVQMLVTAAKAT from the coding sequence ATGACGCAAAGCACGCCCGATGATTCCCGCGAAGCTTTCGCGCGCATTTACCAAAGCAACGAGTGGGGCTCCGCGGAATCGCGCTCCGGACTCGGTTCAGCATACGCAACGACGCATCGTGTCCGAACCGTACTGCCGATGCTTTTGCGCGCACTGGATGTGAACTCCATGCTCGATGCGCCCTGCGGTGACTTCAACTGGATGCGCTTCGTCGACTTGGGCAAAACGCACTACATTGGCTGCGATATCGTGCCGGAGGTCATCGAAACGAACGGCATGCGATATGCGGATCGCGAATTTCACGCGCTCGATCTTGCTGCTGAGCCACTGCCGAACGTTGACCTCATTTTTTTCACGCGACTGTCTGCAGCATCTGACCGAGCCCGATATTTGGCGCGTGCTACGCAACTTCAAGAAGTCCGGCGCGCGCTGGCTGTTCACCTCAAGCCATTCGACCTCGGCACAGGACATTGCCCGGGAAACGGGCGGATCCGGATTTCTCAACTTACAGCAACCGCCATTCTCATTGCCCCTGCCACTCCTGGTCATGCCGGAGGAACACTACGCATCGAAGGCGATGTGTCTGTGGGACATGGCGCAAATCGGTGCATGAGAAACCCATTGCAATCACCGGTTCAAATGCTCGTCACCGCTGCGAAAGCAACATAA
- a CDS encoding glycosyltransferase family 25 protein encodes MCVPPGTLGCALSHIGLWKLAVSENKTITIFEDDVRASFRFVEESANILSQAPESWDLIQWGYIYDPLFLWVNLGFSKAKLEFYDRRYNNKPTLFQAEKFSRSLIKVEHSFGTQAYTVTPRGARILLEKCLPLRSRQIPFSGTAVILDDTGIDCAMCAAYGSMQAYVCMPPLVIHDTEPPSDRADTDHREPS; translated from the coding sequence TTGTGCGTACCCCCGGGCACTTTGGGATGCGCTCTATCCCATATCGGCTTATGGAAGCTGGCGGTTTCAGAGAACAAGACGATAACTATTTTTGAAGACGACGTTCGAGCATCGTTTCGATTTGTGGAGGAATCCGCCAATATACTATCTCAAGCACCGGAAAGCTGGGACTTGATACAGTGGGGATATATATACGACCCGTTGTTTCTTTGGGTAAATCTCGGCTTCTCCAAAGCCAAGTTGGAATTTTACGATCGTCGATATAATAATAAACCCACCTTGTTTCAGGCCGAGAAATTTTCTCGATCCCTCATCAAGGTAGAGCACTCATTTGGGACTCAGGCTTACACAGTCACACCACGAGGCGCGCGAATACTTCTGGAAAAGTGTCTGCCGCTACGAAGCAGACAAATTCCCTTTTCTGGAACTGCCGTCATCCTCGATGACACGGGCATCGATTGCGCGATGTGTGCGGCATATGGCTCGATGCAAGCTTACGTTTGCATGCCACCACTCGTCATTCACGATACCGAACCGCCGTCAGACCGGGCAGACACAGATCACCGAGAGCCGAGCTAG
- a CDS encoding thiamine phosphate synthase, producing the protein MKLDPFYLIVDSAAWIERLVPLGIKLIQLRIKSMDEAGLRVEIRKAKALCAQHHCQLIVNDHWRLAIEEGCDFVHLGQEDLQTADRSRIRVAGVRLGLSTHDHIELETAMAAEPDYIALGPIYPTILKKMKWAPQGIERISDWRRRVEPIPLVAIGGLNPDRLSRVFAAGASSAAVVTDITLNKDPEARAREWIEKTDQWR; encoded by the coding sequence ATGAAGCTCGATCCCTTCTATCTGATCGTCGACAGTGCTGCCTGGATCGAACGGTTGGTGCCGCTTGGCATCAAGCTGATACAGCTTCGCATCAAGTCGATGGACGAGGCCGGCTTGCGCGTTGAGATCCGCAAGGCAAAGGCCTTGTGCGCCCAGCACCACTGCCAACTCATCGTCAACGACCATTGGCGCCTGGCAATCGAGGAAGGCTGCGACTTCGTCCATCTTGGCCAGGAGGATTTGCAAACCGCCGATCGTTCGCGGATTCGGGTAGCCGGCGTGAGGCTCGGACTGAGCACCCATGATCATATCGAGCTGGAAACGGCGATGGCCGCCGAGCCAGACTACATCGCGCTCGGCCCCATCTACCCAACGATCCTGAAGAAGATGAAATGGGCGCCGCAAGGAATCGAGCGGATCAGCGATTGGAGGCGCCGGGTCGAGCCGATTCCATTGGTCGCCATTGGTGGCCTGAACCCTGACCGGCTCAGCCGTGTCTTTGCGGCTGGCGCCAGCAGTGCAGCGGTGGTGACTGACATCACGCTGAACAAGGACCCTGAAGCGCGCGCGCGCGAATGGATCGAAAAGACGGACCAATGGCGCTGA
- the thiO gene encoding glycine oxidase ThiO, translated as MRVLVKGAGVAGITVAFELAIRGAAVTVVETRHGIGGNASWFAGGMLAPWCERESAEQPVLDLGRDAADWWDAVLSGQVTRAGTLVVAAPRDAGELDRFASRTSGHRRVDESEIALLEPDLAGRFPRGLLFPDEAHLDPRLVIAALHDKLATMGVEFHFGCDATQVSGFDRQIDCTGMAASDDRLRGVRGEMLILRTPDISLSRPVRLLHPRFPLYVVPRTDHRFMIGATMVESQSAGPVTVRSMMELLGAAYALHPAFGEAGVIETGAGVRPAFPDNLPRVEMSGDAVAINGLYRHGFLLAPAMARQAADLVFNQDRTKELAHETDRQRRSA; from the coding sequence ATGAGGGTGCTCGTCAAAGGGGCCGGTGTTGCCGGCATCACCGTCGCTTTCGAACTCGCCATCCGAGGCGCGGCGGTGACCGTGGTCGAGACCCGGCATGGCATCGGCGGCAATGCGTCGTGGTTCGCCGGCGGCATGCTGGCGCCATGGTGCGAGCGTGAAAGCGCGGAGCAGCCGGTGCTGGATCTCGGACGCGACGCTGCCGACTGGTGGGATGCGGTGCTGTCGGGTCAGGTGACACGGGCCGGGACACTGGTCGTGGCCGCGCCGCGTGATGCCGGAGAGCTTGACCGGTTCGCAAGTCGCACGTCGGGGCATCGGCGTGTCGATGAAAGCGAAATTGCGCTCCTGGAACCCGACCTCGCCGGCCGCTTCCCGCGTGGATTGCTCTTCCCCGACGAGGCTCATCTCGACCCACGCCTAGTGATTGCAGCGCTTCATGACAAGCTCGCCACCATGGGTGTCGAATTCCACTTCGGCTGCGATGCCACGCAGGTTTCCGGTTTCGATCGTCAGATCGATTGCACTGGAATGGCAGCGAGCGATGACAGGCTGCGTGGTGTTCGCGGTGAGATGCTGATCCTGCGCACGCCGGACATTTCGCTGTCACGCCCAGTCCGGCTGCTTCATCCGCGCTTTCCACTCTACGTGGTGCCGCGTACCGATCACCGTTTCATGATCGGCGCGACGATGGTTGAAAGCCAGTCCGCCGGACCGGTCACGGTGCGTTCCATGATGGAGCTTTTGGGCGCGGCCTATGCTCTCCATCCGGCCTTCGGCGAGGCTGGCGTCATTGAGACCGGCGCCGGTGTTCGTCCGGCCTTTCCCGACAATCTGCCGCGTGTCGAAATGAGCGGAGACGCCGTCGCGATCAACGGGCTTTATCGCCATGGTTTTCTCCTCGCCCCCGCTATGGCTCGCCAGGCTGCCGACCTGGTTTTCAATCAAGACAGAACCAAGGAGCTCGCTCATGAAACTGATCGTCAACGGCGAAGCGCTTGA
- a CDS encoding glycosyltransferase family 2 protein → MAKRVVANARFATGKLPVNEPPKLGAFGTESLIDQHRLVRQRSLRSRIEGTPRILVTILAKQKEPALPLYLECIQALDYPKASIVLYIRTNNNTDRTEHILREWVERVGHLYAAVEFDASNVADRVEQFGEHEWNETRFRVLGRIRNISLRKTLEHSCDFYFVVDVDNFVRPATLRELVALDVPIVAPLLRSISPGQYYSNYHAEIDANGYYMQCDQYGWVLNRHVRGIIEMPLVHCTYLVRADVLTELTYEDATSRYEYVIFADSARKAGIVQYMDNRQVYGYITFGDGQYYVSDGIERARALLHGAGDTPVFTAATPPGAVPMPDRHVEPKDPPKIHLINLDRSVERWSRYQSNNWHLTHNTVRVSAVDGTSLDREALIKEGLITNDCAYPRALWDALYPISAYGSWRFQRTRR, encoded by the coding sequence ATGGCGAAGCGTGTGGTGGCCAACGCGCGCTTCGCCACCGGCAAGCTTCCGGTCAATGAGCCGCCGAAACTTGGGGCGTTCGGGACCGAGAGCTTGATCGACCAGCACAGGCTTGTCCGGCAGCGTTCGTTGCGGTCGCGCATCGAGGGCACGCCGCGCATCCTGGTGACAATCCTGGCAAAGCAGAAAGAGCCGGCACTGCCGCTGTACCTTGAGTGCATCCAGGCGCTCGACTACCCGAAGGCGTCGATCGTCCTGTACATCAGGACAAACAACAACACCGACAGGACCGAGCACATACTGCGCGAATGGGTGGAGCGCGTTGGTCACCTCTATGCCGCGGTTGAATTCGATGCCTCCAACGTGGCCGATAGAGTCGAACAGTTTGGCGAACACGAATGGAACGAGACGCGCTTCAGGGTGCTTGGCCGAATCCGCAACATAAGTTTGCGGAAAACTCTCGAACACAGCTGCGATTTCTATTTCGTTGTCGACGTCGATAATTTCGTGCGACCGGCCACGCTACGCGAGCTTGTCGCGCTCGACGTGCCGATCGTCGCTCCCCTGCTTCGCTCCATCTCGCCCGGGCAGTATTATTCGAATTACCACGCTGAGATCGACGCCAACGGCTACTATATGCAGTGCGATCAATATGGCTGGGTGCTCAACCGCCACGTGCGCGGCATTATCGAGATGCCGCTTGTGCACTGCACGTATCTTGTCCGCGCCGACGTACTGACCGAACTGACATACGAGGACGCCACATCACGCTACGAGTACGTGATCTTTGCCGACAGCGCCCGCAAAGCCGGCATCGTCCAGTATATGGATAACCGACAAGTCTATGGCTACATCACCTTCGGCGATGGCCAATATTATGTGAGTGACGGGATCGAGCGCGCCCGAGCGCTGTTGCACGGTGCCGGCGACACGCCGGTATTCACTGCCGCCACGCCCCCGGGCGCCGTACCGATGCCAGATCGACATGTCGAGCCGAAGGATCCGCCGAAAATACACCTGATAAACCTCGACCGCAGCGTCGAGCGCTGGAGCAGATATCAAAGCAATAACTGGCACCTAACGCACAATACGGTTCGTGTGTCGGCCGTTGACGGCACTTCTCTCGACAGGGAGGCGCTCATAAAGGAAGGTCTGATCACCAATGATTGTGCGTACCCCCGGGCACTTTGGGATGCGCTCTATCCCATATCGGCTTATGGAAGCTGGCGGTTTCAGAGAACAAGACGATAA
- a CDS encoding glycosyltransferase, whose translation MSTIGLCMIVKNETKVILQCLASVLPLVDYVLIVDTGSEDGTQDLIRGFLADHNVQGAVIDEPWRDFAYNRTFALERLRKVETVDYAMIIDADDVLIRDADFDPIRFKSQMEHDLYDVEVLHGGISFYRPQICRNCLPFAFKGVLHEYLEAPPGHLTRETAKGFRVATGRGGARSQNPRKYQDDSAVLENALATETDPFLVSRYTFYLAQSYKDSGEREKSLANYLKRAELGFWDEEVYVSLLEAGNLMAALGRPFEEVVAAFERAAQVVPRPRGGSTRREPLLPQPGPECRRNGICASRARPCSTRRTFHSALGLRLRSARRVCHQCLLGRRLPGIARRLSKIARLRQIACGNGEACGGQRALRHRQASGQ comes from the coding sequence ATGAGCACCATCGGCCTGTGCATGATTGTCAAGAACGAGACGAAGGTTATCCTGCAATGCCTCGCCAGCGTGCTCCCTCTTGTCGACTACGTGCTCATCGTTGACACGGGTTCCGAGGACGGCACGCAGGACCTGATACGCGGCTTCCTCGCCGATCACAATGTCCAAGGCGCTGTCATTGACGAGCCGTGGCGGGACTTCGCGTACAACCGTACCTTCGCTCTTGAACGATTGCGTAAAGTCGAGACTGTCGACTATGCAATGATCATCGACGCGGACGATGTTCTGATCCGGGACGCCGACTTCGATCCGATCAGGTTCAAGTCGCAGATGGAACACGATTTATACGACGTCGAGGTGTTACATGGTGGCATTTCGTTTTATCGCCCGCAGATCTGCCGCAACTGTCTGCCGTTCGCCTTCAAGGGCGTTCTGCACGAATATCTGGAGGCGCCTCCTGGCCATCTCACGCGGGAGACCGCCAAGGGCTTTCGCGTGGCGACGGGGCGTGGCGGAGCACGCAGTCAAAACCCACGAAAGTACCAGGACGACTCGGCCGTTCTTGAAAATGCGCTTGCAACGGAGACCGACCCCTTCCTTGTTTCGCGCTACACGTTCTATCTGGCGCAAAGCTACAAAGATTCCGGCGAGCGTGAAAAATCACTGGCGAACTATCTGAAGCGCGCCGAGTTGGGTTTTTGGGACGAGGAGGTCTATGTCAGCCTGCTCGAAGCGGGCAACCTGATGGCAGCATTGGGGCGGCCATTCGAGGAGGTCGTTGCCGCCTTTGAGCGCGCGGCGCAGGTCGTCCCCCGCCCGCGCGGAGGCTCTACACGCCGCGAGCCTCTATTGCCGCAACCAGGGCCGGAATGCAGAAGGAACGGAATTTGCGCGTCGAGGGCTCGACCTTGTTCAACCCGCCGGACTTTTCATTCAGCCCTGGGTCTACGATTACGGAGTGCTCGACGAGTTTGCCATCAATGCCTACTGGGCAGGCGCTTACCGGGAATCGCTCGACGCTTGTCTAAAATTGCTCGCCTCCGACAAATTGCCTGCGGAAATGGCGAAGCGTGTGGTGGCCAACGCGCGCTTCGCCACCGGCAAGCTTCCGGTCAATGA
- a CDS encoding thiazole synthase — protein sequence MFELYGTELSSRLLLGTAQYPSPAVLADAVRASGTSVVTVSLRREMAGGRAGEKFWSLIRSLGTRILPNTAGCHSVKEAVTTANMAREVFGTTWIKLEVIGNHDTLQPDVFGLVEATRILCEDGFAVFPYTTDDLVAAERLLEAGCKVLMPWCAPIGSALGPVNMTALRSMRGHFPGVPLIVDAGLGRPSHATTVMELGFDAVLLNTAVARAADPVGMARAFSKAVEAGREAYSSGMLEPRDVAVPSTPTIGRAVFS from the coding sequence ATGTTCGAGCTTTATGGGACCGAGCTTTCGTCGCGCCTGCTTCTCGGCACGGCTCAATATCCTTCGCCGGCCGTCCTTGCCGATGCAGTCAGGGCGTCGGGCACGTCGGTGGTGACCGTCTCTTTGCGGCGTGAGATGGCGGGCGGCAGGGCCGGCGAAAAATTCTGGTCGCTGATCCGCTCGCTCGGCACGAGAATCCTGCCCAACACGGCCGGCTGCCACTCCGTCAAGGAAGCGGTCACTACCGCGAACATGGCGCGCGAAGTCTTCGGCACGACCTGGATCAAACTCGAAGTGATCGGCAACCACGACACTCTGCAGCCGGACGTGTTCGGCCTGGTCGAAGCCACCCGTATCCTGTGCGAGGACGGCTTTGCGGTATTCCCCTATACCACCGACGATCTCGTCGCCGCCGAGCGGCTGCTGGAAGCGGGCTGCAAGGTCCTGATGCCGTGGTGCGCACCGATCGGTTCCGCCTTGGGACCGGTCAACATGACGGCGCTGCGCTCGATGCGCGGACATTTCCCAGGCGTCCCCCTGATCGTGGATGCGGGGCTGGGACGGCCGTCGCACGCGACCACCGTCATGGAACTCGGCTTTGACGCCGTGCTCCTGAACACGGCGGTGGCCAGGGCGGCCGATCCAGTCGGCATGGCGCGTGCATTTAGCAAGGCGGTCGAGGCCGGCCGTGAAGCTTACAGCTCGGGAATGCTCGAACCGCGAGACGTCGCCGTGCCGTCGACACCGACAATCGGCAGGGCCGTTTTTTCATGA
- a CDS encoding CatB-related O-acetyltransferase has protein sequence MPQVVPIFTRSALEGRGFDIGEYSYGVPTVRWWGEKASLKIGRFCSISDGVEIFLGGNHRSDWITTYPFSAIAHWPEAENILGHPATRGDVIIGNDVWIASHAMIHSGVRIGDGAVIGAGSVVRRDVPPYALVAGNPAETVRLRFSEREVATLLKIRWWDWEEERIRETLPFLLSGNISLFFDACGIPKEFVS, from the coding sequence ATGCCTCAGGTCGTTCCAATATTCACTCGATCTGCGTTGGAAGGAAGAGGTTTTGACATTGGAGAATATAGCTATGGAGTTCCTACTGTCAGATGGTGGGGTGAAAAAGCATCGTTAAAGATCGGTAGATTTTGTTCTATCTCAGACGGCGTTGAAATATTTCTTGGAGGGAACCACCGCTCAGATTGGATAACAACATATCCTTTTTCGGCCATCGCCCACTGGCCCGAGGCCGAAAATATACTCGGACACCCAGCGACCAGGGGCGATGTCATTATCGGAAATGACGTTTGGATCGCGAGCCATGCCATGATCCATTCTGGTGTAAGGATCGGGGACGGAGCCGTCATAGGGGCAGGAAGCGTAGTCCGGCGTGATGTTCCGCCATACGCACTCGTTGCGGGAAATCCCGCAGAGACTGTGCGACTGCGTTTTTCCGAGAGGGAGGTCGCAACTTTACTCAAGATTCGCTGGTGGGATTGGGAGGAAGAACGAATCCGTGAAACCCTTCCCTTTCTCCTATCAGGAAATATTTCGCTGTTCTTCGATGCGTGCGGCATCCCAAAGGAGTTCGTTTCTTAG